In a single window of the Rhopalosiphum padi isolate XX-2018 chromosome 1, ASM2088224v1, whole genome shotgun sequence genome:
- the LOC132916969 gene encoding uncharacterized protein LOC132916969 isoform X1, with the protein MENIEQSMPSCALKCLRNVEDVSQNVHKIKYGVNTIGRGLNNDIILKNLNVSRTHCHLRVEKKESKDIAYIKDLGTSNGTSVGNINLIEFEEHQLNDLDMIVLASGDEGVVLQYIDQIDRTISFSNICNNKRKVLTEENVDDESTAVKIPKLVAAPDECKILKKPFSNPDTNLSNALNILPNVTNNLQHADLNQSTLVDAILNPNINSDDQNLSAKDLKIIPTNNLEPSCSYYKDNIFSSVKIKIEPDTINNVFSQGTYRNEEDSVIVVYSSDEENEINKNGLELSSNIIDKQKEINIKHSCPSTSKIENNLNLPELFQCQRNETPSDNKDDLIYIPPYPPCIPPNSNSNNINPAISDSDSENESDNTSKYPKIIDPFPMKVNKRGQTKLLVENKYIIKTRAKSEKKIQDKKKAEEEIVDQNKQFIQERQLRLKKLATNNSSNESPKIINENPSTNDPFIDNPSTIGQLKKKKRVSRLEQINNDNCMPSTSKSHLPKQEIKKKVEFNCQKITPTINVQNDQYSFSNCKNVGSSAIPIIKPINFVFYDTLSKICKWNAVWLYEEKFVDTSPPLVKIIYKMKEQFDTPSEYLSTMKSILFYEIWSKISESYHMVLSKDPNLEKCIFEKSSKKNLPLPKFDIQSVNKEYSSSVPALKSINQPLWILKCIGTNKNIETLTGSRNSLKGCLCIIIVQSEHFETDVVNKKPMKSKNIFFAYVNNAKKIGYHSNSQLYIELIVTKKTENIPNGTHIHLMEIFYLHSEMRLFQALNNVTTSSLCKALITPQLHNYSIDSSKVNLKNYNINSLLLNNSQKEAIKMAITICNSVEPNVGLIIGPPGTGKTNVICNIILSLMSNKLTKTKTKPKLLICAPSNEAADVIVRRIIEIKKDLKHEAQFDVIRVSSGQKYDPNSPIFNVLLDTVIKQRMENPLNEAGRQGQTNNSFIYTNKKDLENKILLNAEVVVTTLNSCFSKTMEETFKPSNINCHFTACIVDEAGQSIEPLIYVPLLLGIDKLILVGDDKQLQPLVKSKVAKDNGLGISLFKRLISWFEHKRSTRKSFPVTMLNTQYRMHYEICLFPSTYFYKGIVKTAPSVKTRKQLPFQPYMILEHESQQDNTGELNIGEAYMIVSLVEILLNSECQSLTVAVLTPYHKQREQINGLLKNKKISINVNTIDSFQGGECDVLLISTVRTNGVGFMDDICRLNVALTRAKQSLIICGNFMSLRGERVWSDLLEDARKRKLIKKVSKKVITNSRALLAMIRY; encoded by the exons atggaaaacATTGAACAGAGTATGCCTAGTTGTGCTCTTAAATGTCTTCGAAACGTTGAAGATGTTTctcaaaatgtacataaaatcaaatatgGAGTG aaTACTATTGGAAGAGGATTAAACAATGATATCATactcaaaaatttaaatgtatcaagAACTCATTGTCACTTACGGGTTGAAAAAAAAGAATCTAAGGATATTGCATATATCAAGGATTTAGGT acaTCAAATGGGACTTCTGTtggcaatataaatttaattgaatttgaaGAACATCAGTTGAATGATTTAGATATGATTGTGTTAGCTAGTGGTGACGAAGGAGTCGTTTTACAATATATTGATCAAATAGATCGTACTAttagtttttcaaatatatgt aataataaaagaaaagtaCTTACTGAAGAAAATGTAGATGATGAATCAACTGCtgtaaaaattccaaaattag ttgcAGCTCCAGATGAATGTAAGATATTAAAGAAACCATTTTCAAATCCAGATACCAATCTATCAAATGCATTGAACATTTTGCCTAATGttactaataatttacaacatGCAGATTTAAATCAGTCGACATTAGTCGATGCTATTTTGAATCCTAATATAAATTCTGATGATCAAAATTTATCAGCTAAAGACCTCAAAATAATTCCTACAAATAATTTAGAACCTTCCTGTtcttattataaagataatatatttagttcagtgaaaataaaaattgaacctgatacaataaataatgtatttagtcaAGGAACATATCGCAATGAAGAAGATAGTGTTATTGTAGTTTATTCGTCAGATgaagaaaatgaaataaataaaaatggtttagAATTATCAAGCAATATAATTGACAAACAAAAAgaaattaacataaaacattCATGTCCGTCTActtcaaaaatagaaaataatttgaaccTTCCAGAATTGTTTCAATGTCAAAGAAATGAAACACCGAGTGATAATAAAGATGATTTGATTTACATACCACCATATCCGCCTTGCATACCACCTAACtcgaattcaaataatataaatcctgCGATAAGTGATAGTGATAGTGAAAATGAAAGTGATAACACTAGTAAATACCCTAAAATCATTGATCCTTTTCcaatgaaagttaataaaagGGGACAAACAAAGCTACTAGttgagaataaatatataataaaaactcgagctaaatcagaaaaaaaaattcaagataaAAAGAAAGCAGAAGAAGAAATTGTTgatcaaaataaacaatttattcaagAAAGACAATTAAGACTTAAGAAATTGGCTACTAATAACTCATCTAATGAAtctccaaaaataataaatgaaaatccaTCAACTAATGACCCTTTTATTGATAACCCTTCAACAATtggtcaattaaaaaaaaaaaaaagagtatcTAGAttagaacaaataaataatgataattgcaTGCCAAGTACATCAAAATCTCATTTACCTAAGCaagagattaaaaaaaaagttgaattcaATTGTCAAAAAATAACACCAACCATAAATGTTCAAAATGATCAATATTCATTCtctaattgtaaaaatgtaggCTCTTCGGCTATACCAATTATCAAaccaattaattttgttttttatgataCACTTAGTAAAATATGTAAGTGGAATGCAGTTTGGTTATAT gaGGAAAAATTTGTTGATACATCTCCACCGTTggtaaaaattatctataaaatgaaAGAACAATTTGATACTCCATCTGAATATTTATCTACAATGAAATCAATATTGTTCTATGAAATTTGGTCAAAAATAAGTGAATCATATCATATGGTACTTAGTAAAGATCCTAATTTGGAAAagtgtatttttgaaaaatcttcgaaaaa AAATTTACCTCTCCCTAAATTTGATATCCAATCTGTCAATAAAGAATATTCCTCATCAGTGCcagcattaaaatctattaatcaGCCATTATGGatcttaaaatgtatag gaACGAATAAGAACATTGAAACTTTAACGGGATCAAGAAATTCACTAAAGggatgtttatgtattattatagtacagtCAGAACACTTTGAAACAgatgttgtaaataaaaaaccaatgaaatctaaaaatattttttttgcttacgttaataatgcaaaaaaaattg ggTATCACTCAAATTCTCAATTGTACATAGAACTTATTGTGACAAAAAAGACTGAAAATATTCCAAATGGAACACATATTCACTTGATG gagATATTTTATTTGCACTCGGAAATGCGTTTATTTCAAGCTTTAAATAATGTGACAACATCTTCACTATGCAAGGCACTCATCACTCCACAATTGCATAACTACAGTATTGATTCttcaaaagttaatttaaaaaattataatataaat agTTTATTACTGAACAACAGTCAAAAAGAAGCAATAAAAATGGCTATAACAATTTGCAATTCTGTAGAACCAAATGTAGGTTTGATAATTGGACCTCCGGGCACAGGAAAAACTAACGTtatctgtaatattattttaagtttaatgtcTAACAAATTGACCAAAACTAAGACTAAACCTAAACTTCTTATATGTGCACCTTCTAATGAAGCTGCTGATGTGATAGTTAGAcgaataatagaaattaaaaaagactTAAAAC ATGAAGCACAATTTGATGTAATACGAGTGAGTAGTGGACAAAAATATGATCCAAATtcaccaatttttaatgtactgCTGGATACTGTAATCAAACAAAGAATGGAGAATCCTTTAAATGAAGCTGGt cGACAAGGTCAAACAAATAATTCGTTCATATACACCAATAAAAAAgatcttgaaaataaaatacttctaAATGCTGAAGTTGTTGTAACAACATTAAACTCCTGTTTTTCTAAGACAATGGAGGAAACTTTCAAGCCTTCcaatattaa tTGTCATTTTACTGCCTGTATAGTAGATGAAGCTGGACAATCTATAGAACCTCTAATTTATGTTCCGTTACTACTtggtattgataaattaattttggttgGGGATGATAAACAGCTTCAACCATTAGTAAAGAGTAAG GTGGCCAAAGATAATGGCCTTGGTATTTCTCTTTTCAAACGGCTTATATCATGGTTTGAACATAAACGCTCCACACGAAAAAGTTTTCCAGTTACTATGTTGAATACACAATATCGAATGCACtatgaaatttgtttatttcCATCAACATACTTTTATAAAGGCATAGTTAAAACTGCACCATCTGTCAAAACAAGAAAGCAACTGCCATTTCAGCCATACATGATCCTAGAACATGAAAGTCAACAAGATAATACtgg TGAGTTAAATATTGGTGAAGCATATATGATTGTAAGTTTGGTAGAAATTTTACTCAACTCGGAATGTCAATCACTGACCGTTGCAGTCTTAACACCTTACCATAAACAAAGAGAGCAAATAAATGGGTTGTTAAAGAATAA gaagATCTCAATAAATGTCAATACAATAGATTCATTTCAAGGTGGTGAATGTGATGTATTATTGATTTCAACAGTTCGTACTAATGGAGTCGGATTTATGGATGATATTTGTCGTTTAAATGTTGCTTTAACACGTGCTAagcaatcattaataatatgtgGAAACTTCATGTCTTTGAGA ggaGAACGAGTATGGTCTGATTTATTAGAAGATGCAAGAAAAcgtaaattgattaaaaaagtaTCAAAAAAAGTCATTACTAATTCTAGGGCTTTGCTTGCTAtgataagatattaa
- the LOC132916969 gene encoding uncharacterized protein LOC132916969 isoform X2 gives MENIEQSMPSCALKCLRNVEDVSQNVHKIKYGVNTIGRGLNNDIILKNLNVSRTHCHLRVEKKESKDIAYIKDLGTSNGTSVGNINLIEFEEHQLNDLDMIVLASGDEGVVLQYIDQIDRTISFSNICNNKRKVLTEENVDDESTAVKIPKLVAAPDECKILKKPFSNPDTNLSNALNILPNVTNNLQHADLNQSTLVDAILNPNINSDDQNLSAKDLKIIPTNNLEPSCSYYKDNIFSSVKIKIEPDTINNVFSQGTYRNEEDSVIVVYSSDEENEINKNGLELSSNIIDKQKEINIKHSCPSTSKIENNLNLPELFQCQRNETPSDNKDDLIYIPPYPPCIPPNSNSNNINPAISDSDSENESDNTSKYPKIIDPFPMKVNKRGQTKLLVENKYIIKTRAKSEKKIQDKKKAEEEIVDQNKQFIQERQLRLKKLATNNSSNESPKIINENPSTNDPFIDNPSTIGQLKKKKRVSRLEQINNDNCMPSTSKSHLPKQEIKKKVEFNCQKITPTINVQNDQYSFSNCKNVGSSAIPIIKPINFVFYDTLSKICKWNAVWLYEEKFVDTSPPLVKIIYKMKEQFDTPSEYLSTMKSILFYEIWSKISESYHMVLSKDPNLEKCIFEKSSKKNLPLPKFDIQSVNKEYSSSVPALKSINQPLWILKCIGTNKNIETLTGSRNSLKGCLCIIIVQSEHFETDVVNKKPMKSKNIFFAYVNNAKKIGYHSNSQLYIELIVTKKTENIPNGTHIHLMEIFYLHSEMRLFQALNNVTTSSLCKALITPQLHNYSIDSSKVNLKNYNINSLLLNNSQKEAIKMAITICNSVEPNVGLIIGPPGTGKTNVICNIILSLMSNKLTKTKTKPKLLICAPSNEAADVIVRRIIEIKKDLKHEAQFDVIRVSSGQKYDPNSPIFNVLLDTVIKQRMENPLNEAGRQGQTNNSFIYTNKKDLENKILLNAEVVVTTLNSCFSKTMEETFKPSNINCHFTACIVDEAGQSIEPLIYVPLLLGIDKLILVGDDKQLQPLVKSKVAKDNGLGISLFKRLISWFEHKRSTRKSFPVTMLNTQYRMHYEICLFPSTYFYKGIVKTAPSVKTRKQLPFQPYMILEHESQQDNTGELNIGEAYMIVSLVEILLNSECQSLTVAVLTPYHKQREQINGLLKNKKISINVNTIDSFQGGECDVLLISTVRTNGVGFMDDICRLNVALTRAKQSLIICGNFMSLRVFLDLVFPIIKSMFWICNCW, from the exons atggaaaacATTGAACAGAGTATGCCTAGTTGTGCTCTTAAATGTCTTCGAAACGTTGAAGATGTTTctcaaaatgtacataaaatcaaatatgGAGTG aaTACTATTGGAAGAGGATTAAACAATGATATCATactcaaaaatttaaatgtatcaagAACTCATTGTCACTTACGGGTTGAAAAAAAAGAATCTAAGGATATTGCATATATCAAGGATTTAGGT acaTCAAATGGGACTTCTGTtggcaatataaatttaattgaatttgaaGAACATCAGTTGAATGATTTAGATATGATTGTGTTAGCTAGTGGTGACGAAGGAGTCGTTTTACAATATATTGATCAAATAGATCGTACTAttagtttttcaaatatatgt aataataaaagaaaagtaCTTACTGAAGAAAATGTAGATGATGAATCAACTGCtgtaaaaattccaaaattag ttgcAGCTCCAGATGAATGTAAGATATTAAAGAAACCATTTTCAAATCCAGATACCAATCTATCAAATGCATTGAACATTTTGCCTAATGttactaataatttacaacatGCAGATTTAAATCAGTCGACATTAGTCGATGCTATTTTGAATCCTAATATAAATTCTGATGATCAAAATTTATCAGCTAAAGACCTCAAAATAATTCCTACAAATAATTTAGAACCTTCCTGTtcttattataaagataatatatttagttcagtgaaaataaaaattgaacctgatacaataaataatgtatttagtcaAGGAACATATCGCAATGAAGAAGATAGTGTTATTGTAGTTTATTCGTCAGATgaagaaaatgaaataaataaaaatggtttagAATTATCAAGCAATATAATTGACAAACAAAAAgaaattaacataaaacattCATGTCCGTCTActtcaaaaatagaaaataatttgaaccTTCCAGAATTGTTTCAATGTCAAAGAAATGAAACACCGAGTGATAATAAAGATGATTTGATTTACATACCACCATATCCGCCTTGCATACCACCTAACtcgaattcaaataatataaatcctgCGATAAGTGATAGTGATAGTGAAAATGAAAGTGATAACACTAGTAAATACCCTAAAATCATTGATCCTTTTCcaatgaaagttaataaaagGGGACAAACAAAGCTACTAGttgagaataaatatataataaaaactcgagctaaatcagaaaaaaaaattcaagataaAAAGAAAGCAGAAGAAGAAATTGTTgatcaaaataaacaatttattcaagAAAGACAATTAAGACTTAAGAAATTGGCTACTAATAACTCATCTAATGAAtctccaaaaataataaatgaaaatccaTCAACTAATGACCCTTTTATTGATAACCCTTCAACAATtggtcaattaaaaaaaaaaaaaagagtatcTAGAttagaacaaataaataatgataattgcaTGCCAAGTACATCAAAATCTCATTTACCTAAGCaagagattaaaaaaaaagttgaattcaATTGTCAAAAAATAACACCAACCATAAATGTTCAAAATGATCAATATTCATTCtctaattgtaaaaatgtaggCTCTTCGGCTATACCAATTATCAAaccaattaattttgttttttatgataCACTTAGTAAAATATGTAAGTGGAATGCAGTTTGGTTATAT gaGGAAAAATTTGTTGATACATCTCCACCGTTggtaaaaattatctataaaatgaaAGAACAATTTGATACTCCATCTGAATATTTATCTACAATGAAATCAATATTGTTCTATGAAATTTGGTCAAAAATAAGTGAATCATATCATATGGTACTTAGTAAAGATCCTAATTTGGAAAagtgtatttttgaaaaatcttcgaaaaa AAATTTACCTCTCCCTAAATTTGATATCCAATCTGTCAATAAAGAATATTCCTCATCAGTGCcagcattaaaatctattaatcaGCCATTATGGatcttaaaatgtatag gaACGAATAAGAACATTGAAACTTTAACGGGATCAAGAAATTCACTAAAGggatgtttatgtattattatagtacagtCAGAACACTTTGAAACAgatgttgtaaataaaaaaccaatgaaatctaaaaatattttttttgcttacgttaataatgcaaaaaaaattg ggTATCACTCAAATTCTCAATTGTACATAGAACTTATTGTGACAAAAAAGACTGAAAATATTCCAAATGGAACACATATTCACTTGATG gagATATTTTATTTGCACTCGGAAATGCGTTTATTTCAAGCTTTAAATAATGTGACAACATCTTCACTATGCAAGGCACTCATCACTCCACAATTGCATAACTACAGTATTGATTCttcaaaagttaatttaaaaaattataatataaat agTTTATTACTGAACAACAGTCAAAAAGAAGCAATAAAAATGGCTATAACAATTTGCAATTCTGTAGAACCAAATGTAGGTTTGATAATTGGACCTCCGGGCACAGGAAAAACTAACGTtatctgtaatattattttaagtttaatgtcTAACAAATTGACCAAAACTAAGACTAAACCTAAACTTCTTATATGTGCACCTTCTAATGAAGCTGCTGATGTGATAGTTAGAcgaataatagaaattaaaaaagactTAAAAC ATGAAGCACAATTTGATGTAATACGAGTGAGTAGTGGACAAAAATATGATCCAAATtcaccaatttttaatgtactgCTGGATACTGTAATCAAACAAAGAATGGAGAATCCTTTAAATGAAGCTGGt cGACAAGGTCAAACAAATAATTCGTTCATATACACCAATAAAAAAgatcttgaaaataaaatacttctaAATGCTGAAGTTGTTGTAACAACATTAAACTCCTGTTTTTCTAAGACAATGGAGGAAACTTTCAAGCCTTCcaatattaa tTGTCATTTTACTGCCTGTATAGTAGATGAAGCTGGACAATCTATAGAACCTCTAATTTATGTTCCGTTACTACTtggtattgataaattaattttggttgGGGATGATAAACAGCTTCAACCATTAGTAAAGAGTAAG GTGGCCAAAGATAATGGCCTTGGTATTTCTCTTTTCAAACGGCTTATATCATGGTTTGAACATAAACGCTCCACACGAAAAAGTTTTCCAGTTACTATGTTGAATACACAATATCGAATGCACtatgaaatttgtttatttcCATCAACATACTTTTATAAAGGCATAGTTAAAACTGCACCATCTGTCAAAACAAGAAAGCAACTGCCATTTCAGCCATACATGATCCTAGAACATGAAAGTCAACAAGATAATACtgg TGAGTTAAATATTGGTGAAGCATATATGATTGTAAGTTTGGTAGAAATTTTACTCAACTCGGAATGTCAATCACTGACCGTTGCAGTCTTAACACCTTACCATAAACAAAGAGAGCAAATAAATGGGTTGTTAAAGAATAA gaagATCTCAATAAATGTCAATACAATAGATTCATTTCAAGGTGGTGAATGTGATGTATTATTGATTTCAACAGTTCGTACTAATGGAGTCGGATTTATGGATGATATTTGTCGTTTAAATGTTGCTTTAACACGTGCTAagcaatcattaataatatgtgGAAACTTCATGTCTTTGAGA GTATTTTTGGATTtagtttttccaattattaaatCCATGTTTTGGATTTGTAATTGCTGGTGa
- the LOC132916969 gene encoding uncharacterized protein LOC132916969 isoform X3 produces the protein MFAAPDECKILKKPFSNPDTNLSNALNILPNVTNNLQHADLNQSTLVDAILNPNINSDDQNLSAKDLKIIPTNNLEPSCSYYKDNIFSSVKIKIEPDTINNVFSQGTYRNEEDSVIVVYSSDEENEINKNGLELSSNIIDKQKEINIKHSCPSTSKIENNLNLPELFQCQRNETPSDNKDDLIYIPPYPPCIPPNSNSNNINPAISDSDSENESDNTSKYPKIIDPFPMKVNKRGQTKLLVENKYIIKTRAKSEKKIQDKKKAEEEIVDQNKQFIQERQLRLKKLATNNSSNESPKIINENPSTNDPFIDNPSTIGQLKKKKRVSRLEQINNDNCMPSTSKSHLPKQEIKKKVEFNCQKITPTINVQNDQYSFSNCKNVGSSAIPIIKPINFVFYDTLSKICKWNAVWLYEEKFVDTSPPLVKIIYKMKEQFDTPSEYLSTMKSILFYEIWSKISESYHMVLSKDPNLEKCIFEKSSKKNLPLPKFDIQSVNKEYSSSVPALKSINQPLWILKCIGTNKNIETLTGSRNSLKGCLCIIIVQSEHFETDVVNKKPMKSKNIFFAYVNNAKKIGYHSNSQLYIELIVTKKTENIPNGTHIHLMEIFYLHSEMRLFQALNNVTTSSLCKALITPQLHNYSIDSSKVNLKNYNINSLLLNNSQKEAIKMAITICNSVEPNVGLIIGPPGTGKTNVICNIILSLMSNKLTKTKTKPKLLICAPSNEAADVIVRRIIEIKKDLKHEAQFDVIRVSSGQKYDPNSPIFNVLLDTVIKQRMENPLNEAGRQGQTNNSFIYTNKKDLENKILLNAEVVVTTLNSCFSKTMEETFKPSNINCHFTACIVDEAGQSIEPLIYVPLLLGIDKLILVGDDKQLQPLVKSKVAKDNGLGISLFKRLISWFEHKRSTRKSFPVTMLNTQYRMHYEICLFPSTYFYKGIVKTAPSVKTRKQLPFQPYMILEHESQQDNTGELNIGEAYMIVSLVEILLNSECQSLTVAVLTPYHKQREQINGLLKNKKISINVNTIDSFQGGECDVLLISTVRTNGVGFMDDICRLNVALTRAKQSLIICGNFMSLRGERVWSDLLEDARKRKLIKKVSKKVITNSRALLAMIRY, from the exons atgt ttgcAGCTCCAGATGAATGTAAGATATTAAAGAAACCATTTTCAAATCCAGATACCAATCTATCAAATGCATTGAACATTTTGCCTAATGttactaataatttacaacatGCAGATTTAAATCAGTCGACATTAGTCGATGCTATTTTGAATCCTAATATAAATTCTGATGATCAAAATTTATCAGCTAAAGACCTCAAAATAATTCCTACAAATAATTTAGAACCTTCCTGTtcttattataaagataatatatttagttcagtgaaaataaaaattgaacctgatacaataaataatgtatttagtcaAGGAACATATCGCAATGAAGAAGATAGTGTTATTGTAGTTTATTCGTCAGATgaagaaaatgaaataaataaaaatggtttagAATTATCAAGCAATATAATTGACAAACAAAAAgaaattaacataaaacattCATGTCCGTCTActtcaaaaatagaaaataatttgaaccTTCCAGAATTGTTTCAATGTCAAAGAAATGAAACACCGAGTGATAATAAAGATGATTTGATTTACATACCACCATATCCGCCTTGCATACCACCTAACtcgaattcaaataatataaatcctgCGATAAGTGATAGTGATAGTGAAAATGAAAGTGATAACACTAGTAAATACCCTAAAATCATTGATCCTTTTCcaatgaaagttaataaaagGGGACAAACAAAGCTACTAGttgagaataaatatataataaaaactcgagctaaatcagaaaaaaaaattcaagataaAAAGAAAGCAGAAGAAGAAATTGTTgatcaaaataaacaatttattcaagAAAGACAATTAAGACTTAAGAAATTGGCTACTAATAACTCATCTAATGAAtctccaaaaataataaatgaaaatccaTCAACTAATGACCCTTTTATTGATAACCCTTCAACAATtggtcaattaaaaaaaaaaaaaagagtatcTAGAttagaacaaataaataatgataattgcaTGCCAAGTACATCAAAATCTCATTTACCTAAGCaagagattaaaaaaaaagttgaattcaATTGTCAAAAAATAACACCAACCATAAATGTTCAAAATGATCAATATTCATTCtctaattgtaaaaatgtaggCTCTTCGGCTATACCAATTATCAAaccaattaattttgttttttatgataCACTTAGTAAAATATGTAAGTGGAATGCAGTTTGGTTATAT gaGGAAAAATTTGTTGATACATCTCCACCGTTggtaaaaattatctataaaatgaaAGAACAATTTGATACTCCATCTGAATATTTATCTACAATGAAATCAATATTGTTCTATGAAATTTGGTCAAAAATAAGTGAATCATATCATATGGTACTTAGTAAAGATCCTAATTTGGAAAagtgtatttttgaaaaatcttcgaaaaa AAATTTACCTCTCCCTAAATTTGATATCCAATCTGTCAATAAAGAATATTCCTCATCAGTGCcagcattaaaatctattaatcaGCCATTATGGatcttaaaatgtatag gaACGAATAAGAACATTGAAACTTTAACGGGATCAAGAAATTCACTAAAGggatgtttatgtattattatagtacagtCAGAACACTTTGAAACAgatgttgtaaataaaaaaccaatgaaatctaaaaatattttttttgcttacgttaataatgcaaaaaaaattg ggTATCACTCAAATTCTCAATTGTACATAGAACTTATTGTGACAAAAAAGACTGAAAATATTCCAAATGGAACACATATTCACTTGATG gagATATTTTATTTGCACTCGGAAATGCGTTTATTTCAAGCTTTAAATAATGTGACAACATCTTCACTATGCAAGGCACTCATCACTCCACAATTGCATAACTACAGTATTGATTCttcaaaagttaatttaaaaaattataatataaat agTTTATTACTGAACAACAGTCAAAAAGAAGCAATAAAAATGGCTATAACAATTTGCAATTCTGTAGAACCAAATGTAGGTTTGATAATTGGACCTCCGGGCACAGGAAAAACTAACGTtatctgtaatattattttaagtttaatgtcTAACAAATTGACCAAAACTAAGACTAAACCTAAACTTCTTATATGTGCACCTTCTAATGAAGCTGCTGATGTGATAGTTAGAcgaataatagaaattaaaaaagactTAAAAC ATGAAGCACAATTTGATGTAATACGAGTGAGTAGTGGACAAAAATATGATCCAAATtcaccaatttttaatgtactgCTGGATACTGTAATCAAACAAAGAATGGAGAATCCTTTAAATGAAGCTGGt cGACAAGGTCAAACAAATAATTCGTTCATATACACCAATAAAAAAgatcttgaaaataaaatacttctaAATGCTGAAGTTGTTGTAACAACATTAAACTCCTGTTTTTCTAAGACAATGGAGGAAACTTTCAAGCCTTCcaatattaa tTGTCATTTTACTGCCTGTATAGTAGATGAAGCTGGACAATCTATAGAACCTCTAATTTATGTTCCGTTACTACTtggtattgataaattaattttggttgGGGATGATAAACAGCTTCAACCATTAGTAAAGAGTAAG GTGGCCAAAGATAATGGCCTTGGTATTTCTCTTTTCAAACGGCTTATATCATGGTTTGAACATAAACGCTCCACACGAAAAAGTTTTCCAGTTACTATGTTGAATACACAATATCGAATGCACtatgaaatttgtttatttcCATCAACATACTTTTATAAAGGCATAGTTAAAACTGCACCATCTGTCAAAACAAGAAAGCAACTGCCATTTCAGCCATACATGATCCTAGAACATGAAAGTCAACAAGATAATACtgg TGAGTTAAATATTGGTGAAGCATATATGATTGTAAGTTTGGTAGAAATTTTACTCAACTCGGAATGTCAATCACTGACCGTTGCAGTCTTAACACCTTACCATAAACAAAGAGAGCAAATAAATGGGTTGTTAAAGAATAA gaagATCTCAATAAATGTCAATACAATAGATTCATTTCAAGGTGGTGAATGTGATGTATTATTGATTTCAACAGTTCGTACTAATGGAGTCGGATTTATGGATGATATTTGTCGTTTAAATGTTGCTTTAACACGTGCTAagcaatcattaataatatgtgGAAACTTCATGTCTTTGAGA ggaGAACGAGTATGGTCTGATTTATTAGAAGATGCAAGAAAAcgtaaattgattaaaaaagtaTCAAAAAAAGTCATTACTAATTCTAGGGCTTTGCTTGCTAtgataagatattaa